TTTCCCGTGACTCCCAATAACCGCGCGTCGAGCTGATAGATATTGATGTCTTCGAAAACCGGCGCCAGGGACATCTGGGAACCCACGCTCACGTTCTCGGTAATGGGTCGCCCTTCTTGCCCGGCAACGTCCAGCTCGGCACGCTGTGCATTTTCATCCTCCGCTGCCAGACTGGTAGCGCGGGCAAAGGCCATCAGGGCGCGATTGCTGTTCTGCTGCTGCCGGTAGACATTGGCCTGCGCCATCATGAAGTCGTAATTGTGGTCGTAATCTGCAGAATTCCCCAGGCTGGCAAGCTGCGCCTCAGCATTCTGAGTTTGACCCTGAGCGAGATAGGTATTCGCCATTCCGATGGCAATAACGCTATCGTCAGCGCCGGCGGCCTTGGCTCGCTGAAAATACTTTTCGGCCAGATTGAAGTCGTGCATCTGCAGGAACAGTCCGGCAGCTTCCACAAAATTGTCTGAGGTAACGGGGGCGGCCTCGCCTATGCGGGCCTCAGCAAAGGCAAGGCTGATCTGCTGGCGAGCATCGTCGAAATGTCCCTCACGCTGAAAGACCCGGGCAATCGCCAGACGAGCTTCAACGCGGTCTGCGGCAGGCGAGCTAAGCGCACGAGCGAAGCGGTCCATAGCCGCATTACGATCACCCAGTTCCAGCAGTGCATCGCCGCTGGCCAGCAACACGTCGGTCTGGTCACCCCCCGCGCGCTCGGCTGCTTCAATGTAGCGGAGGGTCTCCTCTCGCCTGTGTAAGCGGACATAGTTATGAGCCAGCTGGGCATAGATAAAAGGGTCGTCGGGAGAGAGCGCCAGCGCTTTGTTTAGTGTGTCAATGGAGTCGTTAAATCGGTGCAGACGGTACTGTGTGTCCGCGAGCGAAAGCTGGATCTCGAGGTTCCGCGGCTCGTAGTTCAGCGCCGCTTGATATTCCTTGGTCGCTTCGGCAAGCAGCAACTGCTGGCGATATGCACCGGCCCGCGCCAGGTGCGTGGCTTTTGATTCGCCGAGCAGGCGTTCGGCCGTATTAGCCTGCTGCAGGGCCTGCTTGGGACGATGCAGCTGCAGGTTGGCATACGCCATTCCCAAGTGGGCCTCGCCGTAGTCGGGCCGCAACTTGAGCGCGGTCTCAAAATCGCTCGCGGCTTGCTGTGCATTTTGAGTGTCGTTGAATACAAAGCCGCGATTCACGTAGCCGGTGGCCATTTTGGAGTCCAGCTCCAGCGCATGGCTGAAATCGTCCACTGCTTTGGTCAGCAATCCGGCACGCGTGTGCACGTAACCGGAGATCAACCACAGATCTTTTTCCTTGGGCAGGATGGGCTTGTAGTGTTCCACCACGCGCAACGCGTCGTCGTAGCGATTCAGGTAAAACAAGTCGTAGGCCAGATACACCGGACCTTCGCGGTCCCGTGGCAATTTCTGAATTACCTGCCAACCCAATCGTGCTGACTCCTCGTACTTACCGGTCCAGGTGAGATAGCGCTCGTGCTCGCGCATCACCTCGGCATTGTTTTGCATTTCGCCTTTAGCGCGCTCCAGCCAGGACTGGGCCAGTGGAAGCTTGTGTGATTCCAGCGCCGCATTGGTACCGCCAGCAACGATCAGCGGATTTGTGGGCGCCAGTTTGTAGGCCTGCTCGTAACTCTGCAGCGCTTTGGCGAACTCACCGGTCCCGGTATACAGGTCACCCAATGCCAGGTACGGAACGTACACGTTGGGGTAGAGATGAACGGCGTTCAGAAAATACTTCTCTGAACCTTTGGTGTCTCCCATGTCGCGTAGGAGGTAGCCAGTTGAAATCAAGGCGAAGCGGTTATTGGGCTCGCGCTGCAAGACTTCCATGAACATTTGCCTGGCGGCAGGCTTATCTTTCAATCGCCAGAGCAGGTTTGCAAACTGCAACCGGATATTGTTGTTATTTGGATCGAGTGAGAGCGCTTCTTTCAGATCTCTATCGGCGGACTGGAGGTCGTCATTGCTGTTTTCAATGGCCGCCCGCAAGCGCAGGAACTCCGGGCGGAGTGGCCCCGTAATTTGTAACTTGCCGACCTCGGCGGAAGCCAGACGGGCCTGTTGTTCGGCCGAAGTCTGGTCATTGGTATCACGATATAGCTGAGCAAGAGTCATGCGCAGCTCGATGGGATACAGCAAGCCTTCGGGCGCCCCCTCGGGAAGTTTCTCAAGGGCGGTCTGGTACTCGCGGATGGCCTCGGCAGGACGGTCCTGCAGCTGAGCGATGGTCCCCCGCACCGCGTGCACACGATAGTGATCCGGCTGCAGGGCAGCCGCGCGATCTATGAAAGTCTTTGCCTGGGAAAGATTATCGGCGCCGACTTGTGCCTGGGCAGCGTTAATCTGCAACGCGAATTCTTGGGGGGCGGCGTTGGCAGCTTCCGCATAATACTGGGCGGCCTGTTGTTTGTTGCCGGCAAGCTGATAGGTGTAGGCCAGCTCGGCCACCAGATCAGGAGTGCGCGAACGGACCTTCTTCAGGGCCGCAATGGCTGAGTTGTAGTCTCCAGCCTCGCGATAGAACCCGGCGACAGCGCGCAGCACTTCGGGACTTCCAGGAGACCGGCGCTCCGCAGCCTGCAGCATTTGTTTAGCGCGCTCTGGCTGCTTGGTGCGCTGATACGCCTTTGCCAAGAGCACTTCCGCACGGGATGAAGGCTGTAACGCGTCCCCGCGCTGCAACAAAGGCAGCGCCTTTTGTGGCTCGTCCGTGT
The Terriglobales bacterium DNA segment above includes these coding regions:
- a CDS encoding tetratricopeptide repeat protein, which translates into the protein MFPIITCSLMVLALGRLQGQTFEINGQSTQSSKPSPARPAKKSAPRSAPSGKSAGQPAPWARESQGIGWGSSIQVSRVARAAQDAMRRGENGKAADFAQRAAQAAPQNPDFWFLYGYTARVAGRYQASIDAYNHGLQLKPSSIQGLSGLAQTYARMGNSDEAKKLLMRVIAANPRGANDLLLAGELFLNTDEPQKALPLLQRGDALQPSSRAEVLLAKAYQRTKQPERAKQMLQAAERRSPGSPEVLRAVAGFYREAGDYNSAIAALKKVRSRTPDLVAELAYTYQLAGNKQQAAQYYAEAANAAPQEFALQINAAQAQVGADNLSQAKTFIDRAAALQPDHYRVHAVRGTIAQLQDRPAEAIREYQTALEKLPEGAPEGLLYPIELRMTLAQLYRDTNDQTSAEQQARLASAEVGKLQITGPLRPEFLRLRAAIENSNDDLQSADRDLKEALSLDPNNNNIRLQFANLLWRLKDKPAARQMFMEVLQREPNNRFALISTGYLLRDMGDTKGSEKYFLNAVHLYPNVYVPYLALGDLYTGTGEFAKALQSYEQAYKLAPTNPLIVAGGTNAALESHKLPLAQSWLERAKGEMQNNAEVMREHERYLTWTGKYEESARLGWQVIQKLPRDREGPVYLAYDLFYLNRYDDALRVVEHYKPILPKEKDLWLISGYVHTRAGLLTKAVDDFSHALELDSKMATGYVNRGFVFNDTQNAQQAASDFETALKLRPDYGEAHLGMAYANLQLHRPKQALQQANTAERLLGESKATHLARAGAYRQQLLLAEATKEYQAALNYEPRNLEIQLSLADTQYRLHRFNDSIDTLNKALALSPDDPFIYAQLAHNYVRLHRREETLRYIEAAERAGGDQTDVLLASGDALLELGDRNAAMDRFARALSSPAADRVEARLAIARVFQREGHFDDARQQISLAFAEARIGEAAPVTSDNFVEAAGLFLQMHDFNLAEKYFQRAKAAGADDSVIAIGMANTYLAQGQTQNAEAQLASLGNSADYDHNYDFMMAQANVYRQQQNSNRALMAFARATSLAAEDENAQRAELDVAGQEGRPITENVSVGSQMSLAPVFEDINIYQLDARLLGVTGNPALLPPPRHSWETKADADYKIHIGNFPTITGFVEERNANGTVSIPSTLLIQHRNTFDTSFNSGINPVLRLGSNKIVFNPGLQFTLRRDTSAPTSMNQNLFRQYLYLSTSSFFNWVSIRANLMREAGPYTRSPLPLRSSDKTATLQFTVGRPWGKTALITEYSVRDIQFPPLVREYYQTSAGIGLRRKFGERFTASVLADYLRAWRVQDNRFAIAQALRPWGRFEYRPNTRWSVLGAVALSRGAGFHLYDNVQGEFLVSYVKPVQHTLSAVDGEVPVAYPLRFSVGVQQQTFYGFTGRGSATSIVPVIRLSLF